Proteins found in one Sphingomonas sp. SORGH_AS_0879 genomic segment:
- a CDS encoding glycoside hydrolase family 16 protein → MRRWAWAMLAGVSLLAMGGATGQETQTATLGATNTNYDGAMAAPKTAPTFGDEFNRAIDPGRWRWDVSANKRGWPNHELQYYVGPKRSNARIEKGALVIEARREAARDEPDWGGQDYTSAKLVTQKTLGFGFYEVRAKLPCGRGMWPAIWLLPMDGARWPDGGEIDIMEMVGWNPDVIHATVHSAVYNHVRKTQRGSQTDVPGACTDFHRYQLDWTPDMITIGVDGRAYMRVKNDKPGGAAAWPFTRPYSLILNLAVGGDWGGQKGVDDAALPQRMDVDYVRYWKR, encoded by the coding sequence ATGCGGCGATGGGCTTGGGCGATGCTGGCGGGTGTGTCCCTGCTGGCGATGGGCGGTGCGACCGGGCAGGAGACGCAGACCGCGACGCTGGGGGCGACCAACACGAATTACGACGGAGCCATGGCGGCGCCGAAGACCGCCCCGACCTTCGGCGACGAGTTCAACCGCGCGATCGATCCCGGCCGCTGGCGTTGGGACGTGTCAGCGAACAAGCGCGGCTGGCCCAATCACGAACTGCAATATTATGTCGGGCCGAAGCGGAGCAACGCGCGGATCGAGAAGGGCGCACTGGTGATCGAGGCGCGACGCGAAGCCGCCCGCGACGAGCCGGATTGGGGCGGGCAGGATTATACATCGGCCAAGCTGGTGACGCAGAAGACGCTCGGTTTCGGCTTTTACGAGGTTCGCGCAAAGCTGCCCTGTGGCCGTGGCATGTGGCCCGCCATCTGGCTTCTCCCCATGGACGGCGCGCGCTGGCCCGATGGCGGCGAGATCGATATCATGGAGATGGTCGGGTGGAACCCCGATGTCATCCATGCGACCGTCCACTCCGCCGTCTATAACCACGTCAGGAAGACGCAGCGGGGCAGCCAGACCGACGTGCCCGGCGCGTGCACGGACTTTCACCGCTATCAACTCGACTGGACGCCCGATATGATCACCATCGGGGTCGATGGCCGCGCCTATATGCGGGTAAAGAACGACAAGCCCGGCGGCGCGGCGGCCTGGCCGTTCACGCGGCCCTATTCGCTGATCCTGAACCTGGCGGTCGGGGGCGACTGGGGCGGGCAGAAGGGCGTCGACGATGCCGCCCTGCCGCAGCGGATGGATGTGGATTATGTGCGCTACTGGAAGCGATAA
- a CDS encoding RNA polymerase sigma factor: MLMIDRYRSCRQAEQRDQAWAEGQGGPEPPAAERAVEARQTAERVAATLTALGERPALIFRRVRIDGVPQKQVAAELGISISTVESDLRMAAHALAALKEQIG, encoded by the coding sequence ATGCTGATGATCGACCGCTATCGATCGTGCCGCCAGGCCGAGCAGCGCGACCAGGCCTGGGCGGAAGGACAGGGTGGCCCCGAGCCGCCCGCCGCCGAACGCGCGGTCGAGGCGCGGCAGACCGCCGAGCGGGTGGCGGCGACGCTGACCGCCCTGGGCGAGCGACCCGCGCTGATCTTCCGCAGGGTGCGGATCGACGGCGTACCCCAGAAACAGGTCGCCGCCGAACTCGGCATCAGTATCAGCACCGTCGAAAGCGATCTCCGCATGGCCGCCCATGCGCTCGCCGCCCTCAAGGAACAGATCGGATGA
- the mgtE gene encoding magnesium transporter codes for MVNDLIAGVAAGFRSSRRGLSIADLVDTLQSLPVAEAADALTQMPDARAVAVLDSPELRCAADILALLPAARAAALVSQMAEDRAADVLAAMEEEVAAPIRADLPATILASIDTLLRWPPDSAGGMMTTEYVASPADATVAEVLAHIRTVERSRETVYSVFLLEPQGRLVATVSLRQLIAAEPDSPAIDLARGHDPITVAPVTDREEVAHLIRRHDLLALPVVDEQGRPIGIVTVDDVLDALVAAHTEDTQKFGGVEALDNPYLETGFLAMIRKRAGWLSILFFSEMLTASAMQHFESELERAVVLTLFIPLIMSSGGNSGSQATSLIIRALALGQVRLRDWWRVALRELPAGMTLGAILGLLGIARIALWQTLGFYDYGPHWVLVATTVGTGLVGIVTFGSLAGSMLPFVLQRLGFDPASASAPFVATLVDVTGLVIYFSIALAILSGTLL; via the coding sequence ATGGTCAACGATCTGATCGCCGGCGTCGCCGCCGGTTTCCGCTCCTCTCGGCGTGGCCTGTCCATCGCCGATCTCGTCGATACGCTCCAGTCGCTGCCCGTGGCGGAAGCGGCCGACGCCCTGACCCAGATGCCCGACGCGCGTGCCGTCGCCGTGCTCGACAGCCCGGAATTGCGCTGCGCCGCCGATATCCTGGCCCTGCTGCCCGCGGCGCGCGCCGCCGCCCTGGTGTCGCAAATGGCGGAGGACCGTGCCGCCGACGTGCTGGCGGCGATGGAGGAAGAGGTCGCCGCGCCGATCCGCGCCGACCTTCCCGCCACCATCCTCGCGTCGATCGACACGCTGCTCCGCTGGCCGCCGGACAGCGCGGGCGGCATGATGACGACCGAATATGTCGCCTCCCCCGCCGACGCGACCGTCGCCGAGGTGCTGGCCCATATCCGCACCGTCGAACGCAGCCGCGAGACCGTCTATTCGGTCTTCCTGCTGGAGCCGCAGGGGCGGCTGGTCGCGACCGTCTCGCTGCGCCAGTTGATCGCCGCCGAGCCGGACTCGCCCGCGATCGATCTCGCGCGCGGGCATGACCCGATCACCGTCGCACCGGTCACGGACCGCGAGGAGGTGGCGCATCTGATCCGCCGCCACGACCTGCTCGCCCTGCCCGTGGTCGACGAACAGGGCCGCCCGATCGGCATCGTCACGGTGGACGACGTGCTCGACGCGCTGGTCGCCGCCCATACCGAGGACACGCAGAAGTTCGGCGGCGTCGAGGCGCTGGACAATCCCTATCTGGAAACCGGCTTCCTCGCGATGATCCGCAAGCGCGCCGGGTGGTTGAGCATCCTGTTCTTCTCCGAAATGCTGACCGCCAGCGCGATGCAGCATTTCGAATCCGAACTGGAGCGGGCGGTCGTGCTGACCCTGTTCATCCCGCTCATCATGAGCTCGGGCGGCAATAGCGGCAGCCAGGCGACCTCGCTGATTATCCGTGCGCTGGCGCTGGGGCAGGTACGCCTGCGCGACTGGTGGCGAGTGGCGCTGCGCGAGCTTCCGGCGGGGATGACGCTGGGGGCGATACTGGGACTGCTCGGCATCGCACGGATTGCGCTGTGGCAGACGCTGGGCTTCTATGATTACGGACCGCATTGGGTGCTGGTGGCGACGACGGTCGGGACGGGGCTGGTCGGGATCGTCACCTTCGGCTCGTTGGCGGGATCGATGCTGCCCTTCGTCCTGCAACGGCTGGGCTTCGATCCGGCCAGCGCCTCGGCTCCGTTCGTCGCGACGCTGGTCGATGTGACCGGGCTGGTGATCTATTTCAGCATTGCGCTAGCGATCTTGTCGGGGACTCTGCTGTAA
- a CDS encoding autotransporter outer membrane beta-barrel domain-containing protein: MHRLLFASTATLALVAGTAASAQTVIDTKRTTPVRTATVNNGGAGDVSIAAAGSVVTTGGTAVTIDSNNKLANAGTIQITDANDSIGIGAAAGVTGEIANSGKIVIDESYTPVDIDKDGDLDGPFAQGARRTGIRTAGAFTGAISNSGEITVEGNDSAGIYLTGPLTGNLAQSGKINVLGDRSVGVRTGAVSGNVTLGGTIVAVGQGAVGARIDGDIGGALTIEGGIGSTGYRYTTPPSDVSKLDPDDLLQGGSALVVGGNVAGGITLGNATGKTADIISNGAAPAMLVGAADRAIVIGATGGSTPAPGLVVNGRITGNGVYSGVRANALTIGGQGGNVQIAQGVAVGGTVQATANGAEATAIRFGAGASTPELRVGGSVTATGGGTASAVTTAVLIDSGASVPTIRNSGAIRATAAGASATAILDRTGGLTLVENAGAIAGAGADSSRSTAIDLSANTIGAIVRQIAPASGAAAPTITGAIRFGSGDDRLQIGAGSVKGDVRFGTGNNRLEMSGTGTYAGSATFGTGADTLTIADTARFDGVADFSGLGQDVVAITGKGVFAGRLTNASHVAVTVASGGGTFAANGATNIASLTMGDQSILSVALDKANPTGNLIQVGGATTIGANSQLALRVSGGTDVTGRYVVLRSGTLTGAGNLTLAPSAMPFLYKGAIVAAQPNEIAVEVSRKAKTELGLSNAGVSAFDAIDAAIGTDARLSDAIRGIYDGAAFRGAVEQMLPNYAGGVFEGVTLASRAAAAQLREPAGEFSEEGKWGYWLTPLGWDASKGTRSTRSYDVRGWGISGGIEHKTDAGNFGASLSYMSGRDNEGSAINRVNHSQYELAGFWRARWGALAAQARGSAAFLSFDSQRQFDGVVGTEAVQRRATADWKGMLYSGSGSVSWEHWVGQFNVRPILAVDYYRLNEDGYRESGGGTGYDLTVRKRTSDELALTASVAAGINFGGDNRYAQWSRLEIEGGRRERVAGALGRTVASFGDGTPFILDPEARGGGWVGRVRAITGTSEIRLSGEVNAEQRLGNVALSARAALQFAF; the protein is encoded by the coding sequence GTGCATCGCCTGCTCTTCGCCTCGACCGCCACGCTCGCCCTGGTGGCGGGGACGGCCGCTTCGGCCCAGACCGTCATCGATACCAAGCGGACCACCCCGGTCCGCACCGCGACCGTCAATAACGGCGGTGCGGGCGATGTCAGCATCGCCGCGGCGGGCAGCGTCGTGACCACCGGCGGTACCGCGGTGACGATCGACAGCAACAACAAGCTCGCCAATGCGGGCACCATCCAGATCACCGACGCCAACGACTCGATCGGCATCGGCGCGGCGGCGGGCGTGACCGGCGAGATCGCGAACAGCGGCAAGATCGTCATCGACGAAAGCTATACGCCCGTCGATATCGACAAGGACGGCGACCTGGACGGCCCCTTCGCACAAGGCGCGCGGCGGACCGGCATCCGCACCGCCGGGGCCTTTACCGGCGCGATCAGCAACAGCGGCGAGATCACCGTCGAGGGCAACGACTCGGCGGGCATCTATCTGACCGGGCCGCTGACCGGGAACCTCGCCCAGTCGGGCAAGATCAACGTGCTGGGCGATCGCTCAGTGGGTGTGCGGACCGGCGCGGTGTCGGGCAATGTCACGCTGGGCGGCACCATCGTCGCGGTCGGCCAGGGCGCGGTCGGCGCGCGGATCGACGGCGATATCGGCGGTGCGCTGACCATCGAGGGCGGGATCGGCTCGACCGGCTATCGCTACACCACGCCACCCAGCGATGTGTCGAAGCTGGACCCGGACGATCTGTTGCAGGGCGGATCGGCGCTGGTCGTGGGCGGCAATGTCGCGGGCGGCATCACCCTGGGCAACGCCACCGGCAAGACGGCGGACATCATCTCCAACGGCGCGGCCCCCGCCATGCTGGTCGGCGCGGCGGACCGGGCGATCGTCATCGGCGCGACCGGCGGCAGCACGCCCGCACCCGGCCTGGTCGTCAATGGCCGGATTACGGGCAACGGCGTCTATAGCGGCGTGCGCGCCAATGCGCTGACCATCGGCGGGCAGGGCGGCAATGTCCAGATCGCGCAGGGCGTCGCGGTCGGCGGTACGGTGCAGGCGACCGCCAATGGCGCGGAGGCGACGGCCATCCGCTTCGGTGCCGGAGCCTCGACGCCGGAATTGCGCGTCGGCGGCTCGGTGACCGCGACCGGCGGCGGCACGGCCTCGGCGGTGACGACCGCCGTGCTGATCGACAGCGGCGCTTCGGTGCCGACGATCCGCAACTCCGGCGCGATCCGCGCGACGGCGGCGGGCGCCAGTGCGACCGCAATCCTCGACCGGACCGGCGGCCTGACGCTGGTCGAGAATGCGGGCGCGATCGCGGGGGCCGGGGCGGACAGCTCGCGCAGCACCGCCATCGATCTGTCGGCGAACACCATCGGCGCGATCGTCCGCCAGATCGCCCCCGCCAGCGGAGCCGCCGCCCCCACCATCACCGGTGCGATCCGCTTCGGCAGCGGCGACGACCGGCTTCAGATCGGCGCGGGTTCGGTGAAGGGCGACGTCCGTTTCGGCACCGGCAACAACCGGCTGGAGATGAGCGGGACGGGCACCTATGCGGGCAGCGCGACCTTCGGCACCGGGGCGGACACGCTGACCATCGCCGATACCGCGCGCTTCGACGGCGTGGCCGACTTTTCCGGGCTGGGCCAGGATGTGGTGGCGATCACGGGGAAGGGCGTCTTCGCCGGACGGCTGACCAACGCCTCCCATGTCGCGGTCACGGTCGCCAGCGGCGGCGGCACCTTCGCCGCGAACGGGGCGACCAACATCGCCTCGCTGACCATGGGCGACCAGTCGATCCTCAGCGTCGCGCTCGACAAGGCGAACCCGACCGGCAACCTGATCCAGGTCGGCGGGGCGACCACCATCGGCGCGAACAGCCAGCTGGCGCTGCGCGTGTCGGGCGGGACCGATGTGACGGGCCGCTATGTCGTGCTGCGCTCGGGCACCTTGACCGGTGCGGGCAATCTGACGCTGGCACCCTCGGCCATGCCCTTCCTCTACAAGGGCGCGATCGTCGCCGCCCAGCCCAACGAGATCGCGGTGGAGGTCAGCCGCAAGGCCAAGACCGAACTGGGCCTCAGCAACGCGGGCGTCAGCGCCTTCGACGCGATCGACGCCGCGATCGGGACCGACGCCAGGCTGTCCGACGCCATCCGGGGCATTTACGACGGCGCGGCCTTCCGTGGCGCGGTTGAGCAGATGCTGCCCAATTATGCGGGCGGTGTGTTCGAGGGGGTGACGCTCGCCTCCCGCGCCGCCGCCGCGCAGCTTCGCGAGCCTGCGGGCGAGTTCAGCGAAGAGGGCAAATGGGGCTATTGGCTCACCCCGCTCGGCTGGGATGCGTCCAAGGGTACGCGATCGACCCGCAGCTATGACGTGCGCGGCTGGGGTATCAGCGGCGGCATCGAGCACAAGACCGATGCGGGCAATTTCGGGGCCTCGCTCTCCTATATGAGCGGTCGCGACAATGAAGGCTCGGCGATCAACCGCGTGAACCACAGCCAATATGAACTGGCCGGTTTCTGGCGTGCGCGTTGGGGAGCATTGGCGGCGCAGGCGCGTGGTTCGGCGGCCTTCCTGTCCTTCGATTCGCAGCGCCAGTTCGACGGCGTGGTCGGGACCGAGGCGGTGCAGCGCCGCGCGACCGCCGACTGGAAGGGGATGCTCTATTCCGGCTCGGGCTCGGTCTCGTGGGAGCATTGGGTCGGCCAGTTCAACGTGCGCCCGATCCTGGCGGTCGATTATTACCGGCTGAACGAGGACGGCTATCGCGAGAGCGGCGGCGGCACCGGATACGACCTGACCGTGCGCAAGCGGACCAGCGACGAACTGGCGCTGACCGCCAGCGTGGCGGCGGGCATCAATTTCGGCGGCGACAACCGCTACGCCCAGTGGAGCCGCCTGGAGATCGAGGGCGGTCGGCGCGAGCGGGTCGCCGGGGCGCTGGGCCGCACGGTCGCCAGCTTCGGCGACGGCACGCCCTTCATCCTCGATCCCGAGGCGCGCGGCGGCGGCTGGGTCGGCCGGGTCCGCGCGATCACCGGCACCAGCGAGATCCGGCTGAGCGGCGAGGTCAACGCCGAACAACGCCTTGGCAACGTCGCGCTGTCCGCGCGCGCTGCCCTTCAGTTCGCCTTCTAG
- a CDS encoding helicase-related protein, which translates to MRSLSEAEIATMPPSGEGPHPLLGVAELAAGAAERLERADIILAVTDETRAMAVTRILTAIAPDATILFCPGSDALPGDDAPASPANVGQRVSALHALRAASAAKKRGRIALVTSGEALARALSSPSTFDAEPPCVAQGEPCDLSRLHDMLLDLGYIADERVDEPGEVALRGQVLDVFPADAEQPLRIEVAGGRIAAIRSYDPADQRSTGELDRRELGRVAEPPLASDPTSLIEHLPGAEIIVEPAADERRRRLLLLSADVAKRGSRRAARDMIADKHWSILLADRKTASLGRIGDLPPRFVERRAPLRDFAKTARAARDEGCRVVLIGSERDLRFLGRRVDNVLRTPSVRVDSWRAVRKAEPGALLTLVAPAERGFVRKDILAVTAADLLGSRADREDGKAHRVDLSLIQTAEIRVGDMVIHEDHGIATVAGIEPIDMQDGVTGDAIKLVYAKSATRLVPVAEADRLWRYGGEDDAVRADTLDGKSWHERRRGIDEAIAETARRLTEMAAERAEQHAPVLDPPVADYERFAAGFPFSETPDQLTAIEAVRADLSSGRPMDRLVVGDVGFGKTEVALRAAAIAALAGRQVALAAPTTVLARQHLDSFAARFADSGIAVAGLSRLSTAAEKRRVKAGLADGSIRIVIGTGAVAAKGMTYKDLALVIVDEEQRFGASDKAGLQALSAGHVLTLSATPIPRTLQSALVGLRQLSIIATPPARRQPIRTAVSAFSPETLRAALLRERSRGGQSFVVVPRIADMAPLAEKLAKIVPELEVLRAHGKLPAAEIDDVMVRFGRGDGDVLLATNIIEAGLDVPRANTMAIVHADRFGLSQLHQLRGRVGRGHRRGQVLLFTETDDAIAPRTLKRLRTLEAFDRLGAGFAISARDLDMRGAGDLLGDTQAGHMRLIGVELYQQLLEDALRTARGETVERWTPELCVGVEGRLPAEWIPDEDLRISLYARLGRLRDDAELDDFEAELEDRFGELPEEAALLIALARLRERMRMLGIARIDAGPAAVALTPQGEDADLNGIDGLEEKNGRYLLKERLDDPSERLARLADLLA; encoded by the coding sequence GTGCGTTCCTTGTCCGAAGCCGAAATCGCCACCATGCCCCCGTCCGGCGAAGGGCCCCATCCGCTGCTGGGCGTCGCCGAACTGGCGGCGGGCGCGGCGGAGCGGCTGGAACGGGCCGATATCATCCTGGCGGTGACGGACGAGACGCGCGCGATGGCCGTCACCCGCATCCTGACCGCGATCGCGCCCGACGCGACGATCCTGTTCTGCCCCGGATCGGATGCACTGCCCGGCGACGACGCCCCCGCCTCGCCCGCCAATGTCGGGCAGCGCGTGTCGGCGCTCCACGCCCTGCGCGCCGCATCGGCGGCGAAGAAGCGAGGTCGGATCGCACTGGTCACTTCGGGCGAGGCATTGGCGCGTGCCCTGTCCTCGCCTTCGACCTTCGATGCCGAGCCGCCCTGCGTCGCCCAGGGCGAGCCCTGCGACCTGAGCCGACTTCACGACATGCTGCTCGACCTGGGCTATATCGCCGACGAGCGGGTGGACGAGCCCGGCGAGGTGGCGCTTCGCGGACAGGTGCTGGACGTGTTTCCCGCCGACGCCGAACAGCCGCTGCGGATCGAGGTGGCCGGGGGGCGGATCGCGGCGATCCGGTCCTACGATCCCGCCGACCAGCGGAGCACCGGCGAGTTGGATCGCCGCGAACTGGGCCGTGTCGCCGAGCCGCCGCTGGCGTCCGACCCGACCAGCCTGATCGAGCATCTGCCCGGCGCCGAAATCATCGTCGAGCCCGCCGCCGACGAACGCCGCCGACGCCTGCTGCTGCTGAGCGCCGATGTCGCCAAGCGTGGCTCCCGACGCGCCGCGCGCGACATGATCGCGGACAAGCATTGGTCGATCCTGCTCGCCGATCGCAAGACCGCGAGCCTTGGCCGGATCGGTGACCTCCCTCCCCGCTTCGTGGAACGCCGCGCGCCCTTGCGGGACTTCGCCAAGACCGCGCGGGCCGCGCGTGACGAAGGGTGCCGCGTCGTCCTGATCGGCAGCGAGCGCGACCTGCGCTTTCTCGGGCGGCGGGTCGACAATGTCCTGCGCACGCCGTCCGTCCGGGTCGATAGCTGGCGCGCGGTCCGCAAGGCCGAGCCCGGCGCGCTGCTGACGCTGGTCGCCCCCGCCGAGCGGGGCTTCGTCCGCAAGGACATTCTGGCCGTCACCGCCGCCGATCTGCTGGGCAGTCGCGCGGACCGCGAGGACGGCAAGGCCCACCGCGTCGACCTGTCGCTGATCCAGACCGCCGAAATCCGGGTCGGCGACATGGTCATCCATGAAGATCACGGCATCGCCACCGTCGCGGGGATCGAGCCGATCGATATGCAGGACGGGGTGACGGGGGACGCCATCAAGCTGGTCTACGCCAAATCGGCGACGCGGCTGGTCCCGGTGGCCGAGGCGGATCGGCTGTGGCGCTATGGCGGCGAGGACGATGCGGTCCGCGCCGACACGCTCGACGGCAAGAGCTGGCACGAGCGCCGCCGTGGCATCGACGAGGCGATCGCCGAGACCGCACGCCGCCTGACCGAAATGGCCGCCGAACGCGCCGAGCAGCATGCCCCCGTGCTCGATCCCCCGGTCGCCGATTATGAGCGCTTCGCCGCCGGTTTTCCGTTCAGCGAGACCCCCGACCAGTTGACCGCGATCGAGGCGGTGCGCGCCGACCTGTCCTCCGGGCGCCCCATGGACCGGCTGGTCGTCGGCGATGTCGGCTTCGGCAAGACCGAGGTCGCGCTGCGCGCCGCCGCCATCGCCGCGCTCGCCGGGCGGCAGGTGGCGCTGGCCGCCCCGACCACCGTGCTCGCCCGCCAGCATCTCGACAGCTTCGCCGCGCGCTTCGCCGACAGCGGCATCGCCGTCGCGGGCCTGTCGCGCCTGTCCACCGCCGCCGAAAAGCGCCGGGTCAAGGCCGGGCTGGCCGATGGCAGTATTCGGATCGTGATCGGCACCGGCGCGGTCGCGGCCAAGGGCATGACCTATAAGGATTTGGCGCTGGTCATCGTCGACGAGGAGCAGCGCTTCGGCGCGAGTGACAAGGCGGGGCTCCAGGCGCTGTCGGCGGGTCATGTCCTGACCCTGTCGGCGACGCCGATCCCGCGCACGCTGCAATCCGCGCTGGTGGGCCTGCGCCAATTGTCGATCATCGCGACCCCGCCCGCCCGGCGGCAACCGATCCGCACCGCCGTTTCCGCCTTCTCGCCGGAGACGTTGCGGGCCGCGCTGTTGCGGGAGCGGTCGCGCGGCGGGCAGAGCTTCGTCGTGGTGCCCCGCATCGCGGACATGGCCCCGCTGGCCGAGAAGCTGGCCAAGATCGTCCCCGAACTGGAGGTGCTGCGAGCCCATGGCAAGCTGCCCGCCGCCGAGATCGACGATGTGATGGTCCGCTTCGGGCGCGGCGATGGCGATGTCCTGCTGGCGACCAATATCATCGAGGCGGGGCTCGACGTGCCGCGTGCCAACACGATGGCGATCGTCCATGCCGATCGTTTCGGCCTGTCGCAGCTTCACCAGTTGCGCGGGCGGGTCGGGCGTGGGCACCGGCGCGGCCAGGTGCTGCTGTTCACCGAAACCGACGACGCCATCGCGCCGCGCACGCTGAAGCGGTTGCGCACCCTGGAGGCGTTCGACCGGCTGGGCGCGGGCTTCGCGATCAGCGCGCGCGACTTGGACATGCGCGGCGCGGGCGATCTGCTCGGCGATACGCAGGCGGGGCATATGCGGCTGATCGGCGTCGAGCTCTACCAGCAATTGCTGGAAGACGCGCTACGCACCGCGCGCGGCGAGACGGTCGAGCGCTGGACGCCCGAACTGTGCGTCGGCGTCGAGGGTCGCCTGCCCGCCGAATGGATACCCGATGAGGATCTGCGCATCTCGCTCTATGCGCGGCTGGGGCGGCTGCGCGACGATGCCGAACTCGACGATTTCGAGGCGGAACTGGAGGATCGTTTCGGCGAACTGCCCGAAGAGGCCGCCCTGCTGATCGCGCTCGCCCGATTGCGTGAGCGGATGCGGATGCTGGGGATCGCGCGGATCGACGCGGGGCCCGCCGCCGTCGCCCTGACGCCGCAGGGTGAGGATGCAGATTTGAACGGGATCGACGGGCTTGAGGAGAAGAACGGCCGCTATCTGCTGAAGGAACGCCTCGACGATCCGTCCGAGCGGCTGGCACGGCTGGCCGATCTGCTCGCCTGA
- a CDS encoding SDR family NAD(P)-dependent oxidoreductase translates to MDLGIEGRIALISGSDSGMGKETARLLLEAGVRVALTDKPGGTMDEAVAELAPLGEVIAVTGDVTRPGEVKALWQEVRERLGEPDIYINAAGVTGAQGDFLEVGDDGWLETLDINLMGAVRMCREAIPAMRRKGWGRVVLFASEDAVQPYVEELPYCASKAAILSLAKGLSKAYGGDNVLVNTVSPAFIATPMTDAMMEKRAEEKGLSFDEAIETFLEEERPGMVLKRRGRAEEVAAAVAFLVSERASFINGAGLRVDSGSVFTIAG, encoded by the coding sequence ATGGATCTGGGTATCGAGGGCCGCATCGCACTGATCAGCGGATCGGATTCGGGCATGGGCAAGGAAACCGCGCGGCTGTTGCTGGAGGCCGGAGTGCGGGTCGCGCTGACCGACAAGCCGGGCGGCACCATGGATGAGGCGGTCGCGGAACTGGCCCCGCTGGGCGAGGTGATCGCCGTGACCGGCGACGTCACCAGGCCGGGGGAGGTGAAGGCGCTGTGGCAGGAGGTTCGCGAAAGGCTGGGCGAGCCGGACATCTACATCAACGCGGCGGGCGTGACCGGCGCGCAGGGCGATTTCCTGGAGGTGGGCGATGACGGCTGGCTGGAGACGCTGGACATCAACCTGATGGGGGCGGTGCGCATGTGTCGCGAGGCGATCCCGGCGATGCGGCGCAAGGGCTGGGGCCGGGTCGTCCTGTTCGCATCCGAGGATGCGGTGCAGCCCTATGTCGAGGAACTCCCCTATTGCGCGTCCAAGGCCGCGATCCTCAGCTTGGCCAAGGGATTGTCCAAGGCCTATGGCGGCGACAATGTGCTGGTGAACACCGTGTCGCCCGCCTTCATCGCGACGCCGATGACCGATGCGATGATGGAGAAGCGTGCCGAGGAAAAGGGCTTGAGCTTCGACGAGGCGATCGAGACGTTTCTGGAGGAGGAGCGCCCCGGCATGGTGTTGAAGCGGCGCGGCAGGGCCGAAGAGGTCGCCGCCGCCGTCGCCTTTTTGGTGTCCGAACGGGCCAGCTTCATCAACGGCGCGGGGCTCCGCGTCGACTCCGGTTCGGTCTTCACCATCGCCGGATGA
- a CDS encoding IS3 family transposase (programmed frameshift) — protein MSVSEIITDGGRRRHWSTPEKLRIVEETLDGRESISVVARRNGVAPNLLYRWRRLMLEGGSVAVAGDDDVTSNRQVREMETRIRELERQLGRKTLEVEILKEALERSRPKKSELAHALAAAGDYPVSLVASTLGVGRSTVYDRLTGTTRTRGPYAKADDTDLLPCIRQIAAQRPTYGYRRIAAVLNRQRRAEGLAPVNHKRVYRIMAADRLLLARRYAERADYGHDGVVVTIRSNLRWCSDGFEFTCWNGEVVRGAFIIDAHDREIISWRAVANAGISGSDVRDIMLEAVETRFGTMRATTPVEMLSDNGSAYTACETRTFARQLGLKPCFTPVRSPQSNGISEAFVHTLKRDYVRVSPLPDALTALTSLAGWIEDYNDNHPHSGLKMRSPREHRALVSATA, from the exons ATGTCCGTGTCCGAGATCATCACCGACGGCGGTCGTCGCCGTCACTGGAGCACGCCCGAGAAGCTGAGGATCGTCGAGGAGACGCTCGATGGTCGGGAGAGCATATCGGTGGTGGCGCGCCGCAACGGCGTGGCGCCGAACCTGCTGTACCGTTGGCGGCGGCTGATGCTGGAAGGCGGGAGCGTTGCAGTTGCCGGCGACGACGACGTGACCAGCAACCGGCAGGTCCGCGAGATGGAAACCCGCATCCGCGAACTGGAGCGCCAGCTCGGGCGCAAGACGCTGGAGGTCGAGATACTGAAGGAGGCGCTGGAGCGCTCGCGCC CCAAAAAAAGCGAGCTTGCTCATGCACTCGCCGCTGCCGGAGACTATCCGGTGAGCCTGGTCGCCAGCACGCTCGGGGTCGGGCGTTCGACGGTGTACGACCGCCTGACGGGAACCACCAGGACGCGCGGGCCGTACGCCAAGGCCGACGACACGGATCTGCTGCCCTGCATTCGCCAGATCGCCGCGCAACGGCCAACATACGGCTACCGCCGCATCGCGGCGGTCCTCAATCGGCAGCGGCGCGCCGAAGGACTTGCGCCGGTCAACCACAAGCGCGTCTACCGCATCATGGCGGCGGACCGCCTGCTGCTGGCGCGGCGCTACGCCGAGCGAGCCGACTATGGGCATGACGGCGTCGTAGTGACGATCCGCTCGAACCTGCGCTGGTGCTCCGACGGCTTCGAGTTCACCTGCTGGAACGGTGAGGTCGTGCGCGGTGCCTTCATCATCGACGCCCATGACCGCGAGATCATCTCGTGGCGCGCGGTTGCCAATGCCGGCATCAGCGGCTCGGACGTGCGCGACATCATGCTGGAAGCCGTGGAAACCCGCTTCGGCACCATGCGCGCGACGACACCGGTCGAGATGCTGTCGGACAACGGTTCGGCCTATACCGCCTGCGAAACACGGACCTTTGCCCGGCAGCTGGGCCTCAAACCCTGCTTCACCCCCGTCCGCAGCCCGCAGTCCAACGGCATCTCGGAGGCCTTCGTCCATACCCTCAAACGGGATTACGTCCGCGTCTCGCCGCTGCCGGACGCACTCACCGCGTTGACATCGCTTGCCGGATGGATCGAGGACTACAACGACAACCACCCCCATTCAGGGCTCAAAATGCGTTCGCCGCGCGAGCATCGCGCACTGGTTTCTGCAACCGCTTGA